One window of Arvicola amphibius chromosome 6, mArvAmp1.2, whole genome shotgun sequence genomic DNA carries:
- the LOC119816162 gene encoding LOW QUALITY PROTEIN: aldo-keto reductase family 1 member C18-like (The sequence of the model RefSeq protein was modified relative to this genomic sequence to represent the inferred CDS: substituted 1 base at 1 genomic stop codon), with protein MSSKAQKMKLNDGHFIPVLGFGTFATEEHLKKKSMESTKIAIDVGFRHIDCSHFYQNEEEVGQAIXSKIEDGTVKREDIFYTSKLWSTFHRPELVRPSLESSLRKLNLDYVDLYLIHFPVSLKPGDRLLPQDEHGNLILDTVDLCITWEAMEKCKDAGLAKSIGVSNFNRRLLEMILKKPGLKYKPVCNQVECHPYLNQSKLLDYCKTNDIILVAYGALGTQRYKNCTNEDTPVLLEDPVLCAMAKKYKWTPALIALRYQLQCGIVVLAKSFSEERIRENMQVFDFQLASDHMKILDGLNRNLRYFPADIFKAHPSFPFCDEY; from the exons ATGAGTTCCAAAGCtcagaaaatgaaattgaatgATGGTCACTTCATTCCTGTACTGGGCTTTGGCACTTTTGCGACTGAAGAG CATCTCAAGAAAAAGTCTATGGAATCTACCAAAATAGCTATAGATGTTGGATTCCGCCACATTGATTGTTCTCACTTCTACCAAAATGAAGAAGAGGTGGGACAGGCCATTTGAAGCAAGATTGAAGATGGCACTGTGAAAAGGGAAGATATATTCTACACTTCAAAG ctTTGGTCCACTTTCCATCGTCCGGAGTTGGTCAGACCTAGCTTGGAAAGTTCACTGAGGAAACTTAATCTGGACTATGTTGATCTCTATCTCATCCATTTCCCAGTGTCTCTGAAG CCAGGGGACAGACTTTTACCTCAAGATGAGCATGGAAATTTAATACTTGAcacagtggatctctgtatcACATGGGAG GCCATGGAGAAGTGTAAGGATGCAGGATTAGCCAAGTCCATTGGGGTGTCCAACTTTAACCGTAGGCTGCTGGAAATGATTCTGAAGAAACCAGGTCTCAAATATAAGCCTGTATGCAATCAG GTCGAATGCCATCCTTACCTTAACCAGAGCAAGTTGCTGGATTACTGCAAGACGAATGACATCATTCTGGTTGCCTATGGTGCTCTGGGAACTCAGAGATATAAAAATTG TACTAATGAGGACACCCCAGTTCTCTTGGAAGATCCAGTTCTTTGTGCCATGGCAAAGAAGTACAAGTGGACTCCTGCCCTGATTGCCCTTCGCTACCAGCTGCAGTGTGGGATTGTGGTCCTGGCCAAGAGTTTCAGTGAGGAGCGAATCAGAGAGAACATGCAG GTTTTTGATTTCCAGTTGGCTTCAGATCATATGAAAATTCTAGATGGCTTGAACAGAAATTTACGGTATTTTCCTGCTGATAT ATTCAAGGCTCATCCCAGCTTTCCATTCTGTGATGAATATTAA